TAAGGTGTTGTTCAGACATGATCGCTTCCATTCATTTTAAACTGATACTGCATTTACATGCAAATATCAGTCCAAATTTCGCAATTATCGCTCTGCAAGCCTGAAAAGGGTCTTTTGGCTCCTCAACTATCCGTCGCCAATGTCAGTTTCTTTTCAGTTTCAGTTTGTGGCTTGCCTGTCGCATTGGGCTTGCCTTTGCCGGTAGTGATCAAACTGCGTAAACTGTTTTGAATGTAGTTGCTCCACCCTTCGCGGCAGACATCATAGCATTCATATTCGGGAACAAGCCCTACGTGCGTCATTTTGACCTCCGTTTCCCCGTCTTTCTCAGTGATATCAAAAATAACATTTGTATCCGTCCACTCAGTTTCGTCTTGGGTAAACTTAAAGTAATTGTCCAAAATCAGCCAAACCACTTTGCTATTTGGAACAACTTCGATCAATTTGATATGGCAGCGATGCACGTCTTCGTAGTGATATTTGAATTCGTCATTCAAATTTTCAGTACTGCCTTCAATTTCTTCCGACCACCATCCGCGAACGTTGGTAACCGCCTTGAACGCTTCCTCCGGTGTTTGGTCTACAAGAATGCTTGTAGTAAAATCTGTTGATGCCATTTGCTTGCTGATTTTGGTTATGAATTTCCTGCTCATTTTGAACGATATAAAATTACCTCTCCTATTTTTATACAAGGTGGTGTATTACGGACATTTTGACGGGGCGATCAAGACAACCCTTCATTCGGCTACAACAACCATAGATTTGGCTACGTCTGCTTTTTGGATACTGATGAAATTTGCAGAAACAAAAAAGACAGACAAATGAAAATCACATTGACAGGCTCGCTGGGACACATTAGCAAGCCATTAACACAAGAATTGGTAGGAAAAGGACATTCCGTAACCGTCATCAGCAGCAATTCAGAAAAACAAAAAGACATTGAAGCATTGGGCGCTATCGCCGCCATCGGCTCATTGGAAGACACTGATTTTCTCACCGCGACTTTTACAGGCGCCGATGCCGTATACACAATGGTACCGCCAAATAACTACTTTGACCCGACGCTCGATTTGTTGGCTTACTACAAAAGATTAGGGCAAAATTATGCTAAGGCCATTGAAAAAGCAGGCGTAAATCGCGTCGTGAACCTAAGTACCATTGGCGCACATCTGGAAGAGGGTTCCGGGATACTTTTGGGCGCTCACAACGTAGAACGGATTTTGAATGAACTGCCGTCGACGGTTGCGATCACGCATATGCGGCCAACTTCCTTCTTTTACAACTTATATGGTTACGTGGATATGATCAAAAAAGAAGGGGTCATTGCTGCAAATTACGGTGCGGACCGTGAGATACCCTGGGTTTCGCCCTTTGACATTGCTGCTGCGATCGCCGAGGAAATTCTGACACCCTTTTCGGGTAGGAAAATCCGGTACGTAGCCAGTGAAGACCTGACCGGCAACGAAACCGCGAGTATCCTCGGAGCTGCTTTGGGGAAACCCGATTTGAAATGGATACTGACCACTAACGAACAAACATTGGGTGAACTAGAAGCCATTGGAATGAACAAAAAGATCGCTGCCGGACTCGTCGAAATGTATGCTAGCCTTTACACCGGTCTACTATCCGAAGATTACAACCGTAACAAACCTGCGGTGATGGGCAAGGTCAAACTGGCAGATTTTGCGAAGGAATTTGCGACGGCTTTTCAATAGAAATGACTACATTGTAATATGGCAAACGCGCAATTTCACCGCTTCAAAACGATCACCGAATTTCACAGGTTCAGGGGGTTACCCAAGCCGGAACACCCGCTGATCAGTGTTATTAACATGGAGCTGGTCGACCATTTACCTGCTAATGAATGGAGTTTAATCAAGGATTTTTATTCCATCTCAATGAAAAGGGGTTTTAATGTCAAGATCAAATACGGCCAGCAAGAGTTTGATTTTGATGAAGGCGTGATGTTCTTCATGTCGCCCGGCCAGGTACTCAGGCTTGAAGTTGAAGTCGATACCACGTTGCAACAATCGGGATGGATGTTACTGGTCCATCCCGACTTTTTGTGGAATACGCCGCTGGCCCAAACCATCAAACAATACGAATATTTCGACTATTCCGTCAATGAGGCTTTGTTCCTTTCCGAGAAGGAGGAAAACATCATTTCGGGCATTATGCAAAGCATTCAGCAGGAGTACCAGTCCAATATGGACCAGTTCAGCCAGGACCTGATCATTGCTCAGATCGAACTGCTACTCAAATATTCAGAGCGGTTTTATCAGCGCCAATTTTTGACCAGAAAAATAGGTAATCACAAAATTTTGGGCCGTTTAGAGCAAGTCATCTCCGCATATTTCGATAGCGATGATTTGATAAAAAAAGGTTTGCCGACCGTTCAATATGTTGCCGATGCATTAAATATCTCGCCCAATTACCTGAGTGGGATGCTGAAACTATTGACAGGTCAAACTACGCAGCAACACATTCACGACAAACTCATTGAAAAGGCCAAAGAAAAATTATCCGTCACCGATCTGTCAGTCAGCGAAATAGCCTACGAGCTTGGTTTTGAACATCCGCAGTCGTTCAGCAAATTATTCAAGACCAAAACTAATTTTTCACCGCTGGAATTTCGGCAGTCATTTAACTAAAAAAGGCCGTATACCACGCAGCCCCAGCATCAAGCCGCAGAGCGGCCTCCTGTTTCTAGCAAAAATATCATTGAAATTCCCCCGGCTCCGGCGGAGCCACCTAACATGCAAAAACGCAGGAGGCTCCGCCGGAGCCGCAAAAATGGTGACCGTTAATTTTCTACATATAGGGGGCGCCTCTGGCGCCGTTGTGGGAATTATATTTTGCCTTCGATTAACATGATCCGCTCTACGGACTCGTCTTTCAGATGCATATGTTGCAAGCGTTCAGGGTCGTCACGGTAGCCTTCAAAACTTGCGCGGTCTATAAAACTCACCAAATGAAGTTCATACGGATGCCCTAATGTCGTGGCAACTACCGAAGACCTCGGCGGTCTTACCCGATAAATCAGCTCCCCATTATGTCGTTGAAGCAATGGCAAAACATGGTCTTCAAAAGAATGGAATGTGTTTTCCTTTCCTTCCTTAATAAATATCAGCTGTGTAAAATAGATCATCGTTTGCGGCTCTGTTAGCTGTGTCTTCTTGTAACCGATAGAAGTTCAAATATGTACAAAATCCAGTATATAAGGAAGATCCGCAATATTTTAACTTGCTAAAACTCAGAAAAGACTCTAACTTACTACCTATAAGCTAATTCCAGAACATTTTAAACCGCAATTCAAATGACTATCGCGTGGACTATTTCAGGTATCGTCTTGTGTTGGTATTGTGTGAAAGCTGTTAGGGTTAATCCTGAGAAACCAAATTGGAGTAAAGCCATTGTAGCGACACTTTTCTGGCCCCTCTCACTGTTTATGAGGCGATATTAATGCCATGACTATTCTATTCTCGGCAACCACATGCCCATTGTCGCCGCAAAAATACCAATCCCCATGATAATAGTGGCTATGAAAATGATAGCTGACGTCACTAGACTGAACATTTTACCCTGGTTTTTTTTGGCGTAAAAATACATTTCCAGTATAATCAGCGAGATTGGAATGGCGTATGTAAATACCGAAAGACCTGTTAAAAACGGACCGGTGAAGGTTTTAGGATCGAACCCCACAGGTCCGCCATTAATGAGTAACCAGAACATCAACAACACCCGGAAAAACCAAACGCCGCTAACGACCATAAACAGTCGTAATGCCCAGTTCCTATGCTTTTCAAACTGCCGCGCACGTGCATATCTGATCGCCAGCAGAGCAAATCCAATGATGTAAATGGCGTGAGTACTAATGCTGACACGGCGTGAATCAACGTCCACGCCTTCGCGCGTCCATATCATAATAAGTCCGCCAATACTGACGAAGATTGCCGTAGTGACGTAGGTTCTCCCCAGCCAGCGATGAAACCGAGGGAAACGGCTGCGTATCTGCGTGATCAGTTGCAAAGGCCCGCCAATTACCAGCACCGCAGCCAAAAGCACATGCATTCCTACGACCAGGTTTCCTTTCCAGTCACCTTCCACATAGCCGTGCGGCAGTACTTGGTTCCATTTTTCAAATTCCCCGGCAAGAGTACTTTTTCCGTAAAACGAGAGGATATAAACCCCAAATATCCATTGTCCAATCGTAGTGACGGCGAGCCAGGAAGTTGCTGCGAAGGTGAGGATTTTTGGTGCATTCAATACTGGTACTTTTTCGGATTGCAGGACGTTTACATTTGTCATCATAGTCGAAGGCCGTTTAAGTTTTGGTCAAACTTAAATCCGACTTTCTCTTAGCTGATTAGACAAATGTCCAATACGGATAGGCGGTTTTATTTTAATGTGAGCGAAATAGCAGTTACCTATCCCCGAAGCCTGCTCAGATGCCGCTGTGTGATCCCCAGATATGACGCAATGTAGCGCAGCGGTACGTGCTTGATGATGTTTGGCTTCTCTTTCAAAAATTTCAGATAACGATCTTCGGCGCTCAGCGTAGCCATGTCGTTGATCCTGTTTTTATCTTCCTGCAAATGCTTTTGCAGAATCTGAATGGTATAGTCTTTCTGTGTTTTGCTATGATTGGCGCCGGCCTCCACATCGTCCCTGTTAATCCGCAATAACTCGCAATCGGTAATGCAATGCAGGTTTTCATTGGAAACGCTGCGGTTCATGAAATAAGTATAGGAAGTAAAAAACCGTGGGCCGTCATTCAGATCAGTTGTGATCTCGTTGTCATCTTTATCTAAATGAAAGTTCCGCATGTAGCCCGACACGATGAAATTATGATACTCAGGTACCTGCCCGGCACGTTCGATAATGGTATCCTTTGGCACGAACACCGGCTTGAATGATCGACGAATCGATTCCTTGTCACCTTCCGGCAATGTCAGGATCTCCTCAACATAATTGAAAAACCCAATATAGTAATGTTCCATATTGATGACGGTTAGGCGGCATGAAATGAGTCGGAGCGTAAGCAATTTATCTAAAATTTCAACTTCTTCAACTCCTGGTCAAAATCACTTTCGAAATTCCTGTCTTGTCCGACACGAAACTTTTCAAATTCCTGCTCTGCAAGTTTCAGGGCTATTTCGTGACTTACTTTTCCTGCATCTTTCAGAATTTCATATTCGTTAAACTGCAAGAAGCCGTCCAGCTTTGAGACCCAATCCTCCATTTTCATCGGAATTTGTCTGGCGGCCTGATTTTCAGCGTAATCCAGATACATCGAAACGATACGTTCGAGTTCTTTTATTTCCTTTTCAATTAGGTAGTTTTTTGCAACACCAATATCGGTTTTCAGGACTTTCCCGTGCGGGGCATTCCTAAATGTCTGCAATCCCATATTCGGCTTTTCAGAATCCGCCCGTTCAGCGATAATTGCTGCTGCCGTTTTTCCGGCAATGGCGTAGTGAAGCTTATTTTGCACTGTTTTGAAAAATTTCAATGTAATATCCGAACCTTTGACATAGTCAATGCTACATTGTTCGTATATGTCAGTGATTTTCAGATAAAATCTGCGCTCGCTGGCTCGTATTTCACGAATGCGTTCCAGCAATTCATCGAAATAATCTTTTCCAAATCGTTTCCCCTGTTTGAGCCGCTCATCATCCAGTACAAACCCTTTGATGATAAATTCCCGCAAAGTCTTCGTCGCCCAAATGCGGAATTGCGTTGCCTGGAAACTGTTCACCCGGTAACCCACCGCGATAATGGCGTCCAGATTATAGAAATCAACCTCGCGCGCTACATCCCTGTTTCCTTCCTTTTGAACTATCCGGATTTTCCGGATAGTTGCTTCTCGTATCAGTTCCTCTGAATTGAAAATGTTTTGCAAATGCTCATTGATCGTCCGCACGTCTACTCCAAACAACTCAGCCAAACGCTTCTGATTCAACCAGAAAGTCTCGTCATTGAAGATAACTTCGACTTTAATGTTCCCGGCCGGGGAGCTGTAAAATATGATATCTGTTTGCTGATTTTCCATGGAGGTAGTGAAGTTTGATAGTGTGTTTTGTGGTGTAAATGAATTATTTGCTTTGCTCCCAAAGTAAAATGTTTTTCGGAAATAAATTGATTTTAATAATCAATCGGTTGTTATAAATATCCTCTTTCATCCAGGCACTGTCTTTGAGGTTTTGATTAAACAAAAAAAGGTGAACGACAACCGTCGCTCACCTCTCGTTCTCGTTAGTTCAGGCTATCAGGCAGGTTCTTTCAGTGATGCCATATCAATTACAAACCGGTACTTCACATCACCTTTCAACAGGCGATCGTAAGCTTCGTTGATTTGCTGGATATCGATCATTTCGATGTCTGAAACAATGTTGTGTTCCGCACAGAAATCAAGCATTTCCTGTGTTTCGGCTATACCACCAATGGACGAGCCACTGAAATTCCTGCGCATTCCGACCACATTAAATGCGCCGATAGGTAGTTCATGTTCGGGCAACCCTACCAATGCAATGGTACCATCCAATTTGAGCAATTGCAGATAGGCATTGATATCGTGCTGTGCCGAAACCGCATCCAGGATGAAATGAAGACCGTTTCCATACTTGCGCATTTGTTCCGGATCCGTCGATAATACCACCTCGTCTGCCCCAAGTCTCTTGGCATCTTCTATTTTTGACGTTGAAGTTGTAAAAACTACGACATGCGCGCCCATGGCTTTGGCGATTTTGATGCCCATATGCCCCAGCCCACCCAATCCTACAACTCCTACTTTTTTGCCCGGACCCACATTCCAGTGTTTTAAAGGTGAATAAGTGGTAATTCCAGCGCAAAGCAAAGGTGCAGCAGCTGCAAGATCGAGGTTTTCCGGTATGCTGAGCACGTAGTTTTCATCCACCACAATGCTCTCCGAATAACCACCGAATGTTTGCTGATGCAAATGCTTTTCTTCGCTGTTGTAAGTGTACACGGCACCAACGAGGCAGTATTGCTCCAAACCTTCTTTACAATGGTCACATTCACGGCAACTGTCTACCATACAGCCTACTCCTGCCAGATCGCCTACCTTGAACTTAGTCACGTGATCGCCTACGGAAGTTACTTTCCCTACTATTTCATGCCCCGGTACCACGGGATATGTAGTGCCGCCCCATTCATTTCTTGCCTGGTGCAGGTCGGAATGGCAAACGCCACAGTACAATATTTCAATTTCCACATCATGCGGTGTTGGCTTTCTGCGCTGAATACCCAGCTCGTTGAGTGGCGCCTCAGCCGTTTCCGTGCCGAACGCTTTGATTTGTTTTACTTCCATATGGTTTACTTAATTTACTTTCGTTTGAATGTCCTTTTTTGAATGCTTCCAAATTCCGTTGACGCAAATTACGGCTGGATGATTTCACACCTGCAAGTTACTGCCAGGCCGTGTGGTTCAATAAGAAAAACCAAACAGCCTATTATGAAAATCAAATATTTCTGAAACGGGATATGCCTGATCGAACGGGTCTTGAAAGGACGTCAGGTCTTTTGAAGCACTTTATCCAGTTTGGCTTTATAAATTCGTCCGATCG
The genomic region above belongs to Dyadobacter pollutisoli and contains:
- a CDS encoding virulence RhuM family protein; the protein is MENQQTDIIFYSSPAGNIKVEVIFNDETFWLNQKRLAELFGVDVRTINEHLQNIFNSEELIREATIRKIRIVQKEGNRDVAREVDFYNLDAIIAVGYRVNSFQATQFRIWATKTLREFIIKGFVLDDERLKQGKRFGKDYFDELLERIREIRASERRFYLKITDIYEQCSIDYVKGSDITLKFFKTVQNKLHYAIAGKTAAAIIAERADSEKPNMGLQTFRNAPHGKVLKTDIGVAKNYLIEKEIKELERIVSMYLDYAENQAARQIPMKMEDWVSKLDGFLQFNEYEILKDAGKVSHEIALKLAEQEFEKFRVGQDRNFESDFDQELKKLKF
- a CDS encoding NmrA family NAD(P)-binding protein, which gives rise to MKITLTGSLGHISKPLTQELVGKGHSVTVISSNSEKQKDIEALGAIAAIGSLEDTDFLTATFTGADAVYTMVPPNNYFDPTLDLLAYYKRLGQNYAKAIEKAGVNRVVNLSTIGAHLEEGSGILLGAHNVERILNELPSTVAITHMRPTSFFYNLYGYVDMIKKEGVIAANYGADREIPWVSPFDIAAAIAEEILTPFSGRKIRYVASEDLTGNETASILGAALGKPDLKWILTTNEQTLGELEAIGMNKKIAAGLVEMYASLYTGLLSEDYNRNKPAVMGKVKLADFAKEFATAFQ
- a CDS encoding Crp/Fnr family transcriptional regulator — protein: MEHYYIGFFNYVEEILTLPEGDKESIRRSFKPVFVPKDTIIERAGQVPEYHNFIVSGYMRNFHLDKDDNEITTDLNDGPRFFTSYTYFMNRSVSNENLHCITDCELLRINRDDVEAGANHSKTQKDYTIQILQKHLQEDKNRINDMATLSAEDRYLKFLKEKPNIIKHVPLRYIASYLGITQRHLSRLRG
- a CDS encoding SRPBCC family protein; protein product: MASTDFTTSILVDQTPEEAFKAVTNVRGWWSEEIEGSTENLNDEFKYHYEDVHRCHIKLIEVVPNSKVVWLILDNYFKFTQDETEWTDTNVIFDITEKDGETEVKMTHVGLVPEYECYDVCREGWSNYIQNSLRSLITTGKGKPNATGKPQTETEKKLTLATDS
- a CDS encoding DUF2306 domain-containing protein; protein product: MMTNVNVLQSEKVPVLNAPKILTFAATSWLAVTTIGQWIFGVYILSFYGKSTLAGEFEKWNQVLPHGYVEGDWKGNLVVGMHVLLAAVLVIGGPLQLITQIRSRFPRFHRWLGRTYVTTAIFVSIGGLIMIWTREGVDVDSRRVSISTHAIYIIGFALLAIRYARARQFEKHRNWALRLFMVVSGVWFFRVLLMFWLLINGGPVGFDPKTFTGPFLTGLSVFTYAIPISLIILEMYFYAKKNQGKMFSLVTSAIIFIATIIMGIGIFAATMGMWLPRIE
- a CDS encoding NAD(P)-dependent alcohol dehydrogenase encodes the protein MEVKQIKAFGTETAEAPLNELGIQRRKPTPHDVEIEILYCGVCHSDLHQARNEWGGTTYPVVPGHEIVGKVTSVGDHVTKFKVGDLAGVGCMVDSCRECDHCKEGLEQYCLVGAVYTYNSEEKHLHQQTFGGYSESIVVDENYVLSIPENLDLAAAAPLLCAGITTYSPLKHWNVGPGKKVGVVGLGGLGHMGIKIAKAMGAHVVVFTTSTSKIEDAKRLGADEVVLSTDPEQMRKYGNGLHFILDAVSAQHDINAYLQLLKLDGTIALVGLPEHELPIGAFNVVGMRRNFSGSSIGGIAETQEMLDFCAEHNIVSDIEMIDIQQINEAYDRLLKGDVKYRFVIDMASLKEPA
- a CDS encoding DUF1330 domain-containing protein, coding for MIYFTQLIFIKEGKENTFHSFEDHVLPLLQRHNGELIYRVRPPRSSVVATTLGHPYELHLVSFIDRASFEGYRDDPERLQHMHLKDESVERIMLIEGKI
- a CDS encoding helix-turn-helix domain-containing protein codes for the protein MANAQFHRFKTITEFHRFRGLPKPEHPLISVINMELVDHLPANEWSLIKDFYSISMKRGFNVKIKYGQQEFDFDEGVMFFMSPGQVLRLEVEVDTTLQQSGWMLLVHPDFLWNTPLAQTIKQYEYFDYSVNEALFLSEKEENIISGIMQSIQQEYQSNMDQFSQDLIIAQIELLLKYSERFYQRQFLTRKIGNHKILGRLEQVISAYFDSDDLIKKGLPTVQYVADALNISPNYLSGMLKLLTGQTTQQHIHDKLIEKAKEKLSVTDLSVSEIAYELGFEHPQSFSKLFKTKTNFSPLEFRQSFN